Genomic window (Juglans microcarpa x Juglans regia isolate MS1-56 chromosome 2S, Jm3101_v1.0, whole genome shotgun sequence):
TAAGGTCGATCAACTTCTCACTCTACAAGTTCGAGAAACCCAACGCCGCAGACCCAGTCACCGAGTTTTTCCAACCCGCAGGCGTTCTCGATCACGTCGGAATTCCGTACCAGAACCCGGATCACCCTTCGACGTCACAACTCGCCAGGTCTCCTTCCCTCTTGGACCGCCTCAAGTCCATCAACTTCTCACTCTACAAGTTCGAGCAACCCAACGTCGCAGACCCAGTCACCGAGTTTTTCCAACCCACAAGCGTTGTCGATCACGTCGAAATTTCGTACCAGAACCCGGATCACCCTTCGACGACACAACTCGCTAGGTCTCCTTCCCTCTTGGACCGCCTCAAGTCCATCAACGTCTACTCTCTCTACCGATCGGACTCGTCCGCAATGGAATCGGAAATTCTTCACCCCACGGAGCCCGACCAAGGCACTCGGAATCTGAAAGCGGAGACTGACAACATGATCAAGCGAAGCAACTCGGACAATGGCGTCGGAGTTCCTAAAAGACCGGCGGTGGAGAAGATAACGAAGTCTGCGAGCGAGAAGTCCGCGCTAGGGAGCTCGGAGGAGATCAAGACGGGGAGAGCCTTGCCGGACGAAGAGGTGGACGCGAAAGCGGATGATTTCATCAACAGGTTTAAGCAGCAGCTGAGGTTGCAGCGCCTCGACTCTCTTCAGCGTTACAGGGAGTCGCTGAACAGAAATAATTAGGatcttcaattttgtttttcgcTCGGCCGATTATGTCCAGCTATGCTTCATCACCCTATGCGAATAGTATGGGTATTTCGGTCATTTAGGCTTATTACTGTATATTAATCTGAATGTGTAACTTAAATAACAGGGTGAGAGGTTCTGATCGCCGAAGATTGGTTCTCTCTCTCCAGCGCTAGGCGTCAAAAAAATCTTGCCTCCCGTTATAGAGTTTAGataatattctattatattctttttcagtTTCTAAATTTTCCGACCATAGTATAGGGAAGTGCCGATCTATTGATTTCCGGCCACACATAACCGCCATGCGCCGCATCACAAAACTCGCAAGCCGCCAATCCTTAGAATGGCAGAATAAAAATGTCGAAAAAAGTAACGCGTGTTCCTCACATACAGACAAAATCGCGCGTGGTCTTCACGCACCACCATAGTTTCTCAAGGTCTCATGTCGGTGATTCGACGCTTCTCTAACTTACTATCTTCCTATGTTATTGTTTATCCTAATCAAGGATCGTGAAAAAAGGTAGTGAAAGTTTTCTTTAATCCATCCAGACCAGAGACATGTAGCACAAATTCCTATATCTGTATAAATTATTTAGAGATTTTTCTCTAAGAAATagatacaaaagaaaagaaattacaaattagcattcttttttttaaatcttcaagttttttaataaaattgttaaaCTACAATCTGCTTTTTAATAGATTCTTCCTATATTAGTTGTTTCGTTAAGAAAAAGGTACATGTGTATATACATTTACATCGAGATTAAGGTcgacaattttttaaaaaattttacaatttcctttccaaatctaaaagataaaatacttttcgatttttaatttttaatttttaatttgtaatttgtaatttttttatttaattaatacctaatcattacaatttttataaatttcaaaataaaatacaaaaatcaatacatttttttcaaattttaaaataaaaattatattcaaataattttttgactttataatatttttcttcaaatttttctcttatttctcaaaatccaataaaatattttactcaaaccatttcattactattctaagagaatttcactattatttacaaaattgtaGTCCAAATGTCCAAATGAGCCCTAaagttttaattcttttaattcattttcttaaataaCTTACGTGTATATTGACTCACAaatcttttttctcaaaatcatgGGGTGATAtatgttaatgtcgtgtttcacatGTATTTGAGTCAAGTTCCAGTAACTCAGGTCTTCAGAATTGGGTCtgcgaaaatagagaagaaagacACTAGGAGAGGGTGGTCTTTGGGGCCGAGGAGTCTTCGATGCCAAATTTAGTATAGTATTttgaatgtttgtaaataatgaaatagtttaggAATCATAGAGCTTTCTTGTACATGAAAATTTCAATTTACACCTTGAGTCCCCTGGCGGGGGGAGATCATTCCTGCCCCCATGGAGTCCTTGTCTTTTTTACTGTTCTTTTTGTCAGAGTCTTTTAATATGGCGTGTAGCTCGGGTAggtggtgtcattaatgcggcgtggttcccTGATTCGCCTTACATTGCTGGTACCTTCGGTGGTCTCTCAATGTTCCTATGTCAAAAGACCAAAGGTTCTCCATATTTCCCACTCTGCCCTGTACAAGTCCCCATGAGAGAGGTGAGGCCGAGCGACGTTAGGTCTGTCCGTCCCATCAGCCATCATTGTTTATCATCCTTTGCAGCCGACTTACTTTGTGGGCAAGTTTGGGCTTTGGCGCTGGGTATCTCGACGAAGCCCATTAGTCTAGGCCGAACGCCCAATGGGCTAATGAAGTGGGGGGAAATTCCATTACAGTTACCCCGCCAATTCCTATTAGATGGGTTCAATGAGAATTATGCCATTCCTTCATTGATTAATCAACTTTTACAACTGTGACTATGCGGCCTTTTCTTTCCCAGGACGGGGGGTTATAGACTTCTCGATGCCCACTTGTTGCACTTTTGCTTCCGAGCTATACCCGAGTGGCCTTTTCCTCTTTACACAATATTTGGCAACGGTTCGCCTTCAACTTGCATGGTTGTTCTTTGA
Coding sequences:
- the LOC121253670 gene encoding pathogen-associated molecular patterns-induced protein A70-like, with product MSSIWAFMASWFTPTSLFVLLNLTIFAIILTSRLGSQRKPHEQQHHHHQLEQAPSFLNRVRSINFSLYKFEKPNAADPVTEFFQPAGVLDHVGIPYQNPDHPSTSQLARSPSLLDRLKSINFSLYKFEQPNVADPVTEFFQPTSVVDHVEISYQNPDHPSTTQLARSPSLLDRLKSINVYSLYRSDSSAMESEILHPTEPDQGTRNLKAETDNMIKRSNSDNGVGVPKRPAVEKITKSASEKSALGSSEEIKTGRALPDEEVDAKADDFINRFKQQLRLQRLDSLQRYRESLNRNN